A region from the Irregularibacter muris genome encodes:
- the ispF gene encoding 2-C-methyl-D-erythritol 2,4-cyclodiphosphate synthase: MRIGMGYDVHAFGRERKLILGGVTIPYEKGLLGHSDADVLIHGIMDSLLGAAALGDIGQHFPDTDPQYKGISSMELLKQVMNLIEQQGYEIGNIDATIAAQKPKLAPYIEEMRENIADLLKISKNQINIKATTTERLGFVGREEGISSYCISLLKS, encoded by the coding sequence ATGAGAATTGGAATGGGATATGATGTACATGCCTTTGGCCGAGAAAGAAAACTTATCCTAGGAGGAGTGACTATCCCCTATGAAAAAGGGTTATTAGGCCATTCCGATGCCGATGTATTGATCCACGGAATTATGGATAGTCTATTAGGAGCCGCTGCTCTGGGAGATATCGGACAACATTTTCCAGATACAGACCCTCAATATAAGGGCATATCCAGTATGGAGCTTTTAAAACAGGTAATGAATCTAATTGAACAACAAGGATATGAAATAGGCAACATTGATGCCACAATCGCAGCACAAAAGCCAAAACTAGCTCCTTACATAGAAGAAATGAGAGAAAATATAGCGGATTTGTTAAAGATATCCAAGAACCAAATAAACATTAAAGCCACTACTACAGAAAGGCTGGGCTTTGTCGGACGGGAAGAAGGAATCTCTAGTTACTGTATAAGTTTGTTAAAAAGCTAA
- a CDS encoding bh protein has translation MANSKLNAMLFCLHCDEDTQHTIIYKQNKIESIQCEKCGVAIMVDHEYVQQHYKEEIIERVLSKPSRMTKEMEADIGVFFSRLPYRVISKPYRLIKEFYHQKHD, from the coding sequence ATGGCAAATAGCAAATTAAATGCAATGTTATTTTGTCTGCATTGTGATGAAGATACTCAACATACCATTATATATAAACAGAATAAAATAGAAAGCATACAATGTGAAAAATGTGGTGTCGCTATCATGGTAGATCATGAATATGTGCAACAACATTATAAAGAGGAGATTATCGAGCGGGTACTCAGCAAGCCTTCCAGAATGACTAAGGAAATGGAAGCGGATATTGGGGTGTTTTTCTCCCGACTGCCCTATAGAGTAATCTCTAAACCCTATCGACTAATTAAAGAGTTCTACCATCAAAAACATGATTAA
- a CDS encoding Cof-type HAD-IIB family hydrolase: MQYKLVGTDMDGTLLDDEKIVSNKTMEVLKKMGERGIHLALITGRIHYSPKAYAKKLNLKASIIGNNGAYIEYEDGTIDIVEIDKKLVMETLSHVEELGLDYNFVTTEKLYYYPMARKHTYYYGDNEMIRQSHLVHYEIIKSYKEIEKIKEPILKIHVFHNDFKKLEELTKTMPHKDQYDITSSGEDLIEFCHKDASKGNALKSIANYYNISMEEVVAIGDAGNDMSMIQEAGLGIAMGNAMDILKEKADYITGSNQEHGVAQVIEKMVL; encoded by the coding sequence ATGCAGTATAAATTAGTGGGAACGGATATGGATGGAACACTTTTGGATGATGAAAAGATTGTATCCAATAAAACAATGGAAGTGCTAAAAAAGATGGGGGAAAGGGGAATCCATCTCGCCTTAATCACAGGTAGAATTCATTATTCACCAAAAGCTTATGCAAAAAAGCTAAACCTAAAAGCTTCTATTATAGGAAACAATGGTGCTTATATAGAGTATGAAGACGGAACAATAGATATTGTGGAAATAGATAAAAAACTCGTGATGGAGACTCTTTCCCATGTGGAGGAGTTGGGGCTAGACTACAATTTTGTCACCACTGAAAAATTATATTACTATCCCATGGCTAGAAAACATACTTATTACTATGGGGACAATGAAATGATACGCCAGTCCCATCTAGTCCATTATGAAATTATAAAATCCTATAAGGAAATAGAAAAGATAAAGGAGCCTATTCTAAAAATCCATGTATTCCACAATGATTTTAAAAAGTTAGAAGAACTGACAAAAACCATGCCTCACAAAGATCAGTATGACATTACCAGCAGTGGAGAAGATCTTATTGAGTTTTGTCATAAAGATGCTTCAAAGGGCAACGCTTTAAAATCTATAGCAAATTACTATAACATCTCCATGGAGGAAGTTGTTGCCATTGGAGATGCTGGCAATGATATGAGTATGATTCAAGAGGCAGGATTAGGCATAGCCATGGGAAATGCCATGGACATTTTAAAGGAAAAGGCAGATTATATTACAGGGTCCAATCAAGAGCACGGAGTAGCCCAAGTTATTGAAAAAATGGTATTATAA